DNA sequence from the Patescibacteria group bacterium genome:
ACTCCACCGTGGGGAGTGGGAGGCGCAAATGAAAAAAAGACTCAGTGGAAAGAAATCATAGAAAACGCAGATGCGCTCGTCATTGTAACTCCCGAATATAATCATGGATATCCCGGTGAGTTAAAATTATTACTTGATTCGCTCTACGATGAATATGAAAAAAAACCAGTTGCTCTCTGTGGTGTTTCGGCAGGGGGGCTAGGTGGAGCGCATGTGGTGGAGCATCTAAAACAAGTTCTGATAGAATTTAAAATGGTTCCTATACGAAACGCAGTATACTTTTCAAATGTGAAAGATTTGTTTACCGAGAATGGTACAATAAAAGACGCTTCATATGGAGAAAGGATAGATGAAATGCTCAAAGAGCTTCTGTGGTATGCACAAGCACTTAAAGATGGTAGAAAAAACAAATGATAAAACTTATAGCAAAACTATTAATCAGCATACTTGCAATTTTACTTGTTGCTAATTATGTTCCAGGAATTGAGGTCTCTGGTTTCTATATTGCACTCATGGTTGCGCTCATTCTGGGAGTTATCAATCTGACATTGAAACCAATACTTTTTATTTTAACTCTACCAATTAATGTTCTTACACTAGGACTTTTCACATTTATTATAAACGCCCTTTTATTTTGGTTCGTCTCTAC
Encoded proteins:
- a CDS encoding NAD(P)H-dependent oxidoreductase, yielding MDIFNIPVVLGTARQGRFSEYVARFVHQKFTEHDGIDSKLIDIRDHTYTITTPPWGVGGANEKKTQWKEIIENADALVIVTPEYNHGYPGELKLLLDSLYDEYEKKPVALCGVSAGGLGGAHVVEHLKQVLIEFKMVPIRNAVYFSNVKDLFTENGTIKDASYGERIDEMLKELLWYAQALKDGRKNK
- a CDS encoding phage holin family protein, with protein sequence MKLIAKLLISILAILLVANYVPGIEVSGFYIALMVALILGVINLTLKPILFILTLPINVLTLGLFTFIINALLFWFVSTFVDGFTVAGFIPAFIGAFIVSVFGWFGNKVL